From the Solanum stenotomum isolate F172 chromosome 4, ASM1918654v1, whole genome shotgun sequence genome, one window contains:
- the LOC125861366 gene encoding 60S ribosomal protein L23a-like — MAKKKNDNVTATAVVVPPNEVRYKGVRKRPWGTYGTEITNPIKKVRVWLGTFKTEEETSRAFDTAMTERGNCIVVVETTTVTPNEVPYRGVRKGHWGSTKLNLQTKNLENGIVAIVTIVVTPTEIRYRGFRKMPWAQAAKVAKALKSGLTFKKTANKIRTKVTFHRPRTLKKDRNPKYPYISAPPRNKLDHYQILKCPVTTESTMKKIEDNNTLVFIVGIHADKKKIKDTVKKMYDIQTKKVNTLIKPDGTKKDYVRLTPDYDALDVANKIGII; from the exons atggcaaaaaaaaaaaatgacaatgtAACGGCGACGGCGGTGGTTGTACCACCAAACGAGGTGCGGTATAAAGGTGTGAGAAAGAGGCCATGGGGGACATATGGAACTGAGATTACTAACCCCATCAAGAAGGTACGAGTCTGGCTTGGTACTTTCAAAACAGAGGAAGAAACTTCAAGGGCTTTTGATACTGCG ATGACAGAGAGAGGAAATTGCATTGTAGTTGTAGAGACAACGACTGTCACCCCAAATGAGGTTCCATATAGGGGTGTGAGGAAGGGTCACTGGGGAAGTACAAAGCTGAATTTACAAACCAAAAA CCTAGAAAATGGCATTGTAGCTATAGTGACAATAGTTGTAACCCCAACTGAGATTCGATATAGGGGTTTTAGGAAAATGCCATGGG CTCAGGCTGCAAAGGTTGCCAAGGCTCTGAAATCTGGCTTAACCTTCAAGAAGACGGCAAATAAGATACGAACAAAAGTCACGTTTCACAGGCCCAGGACATTGAAGAAGGATAGAAACCCAAAGTATCCCTATATTAGTGCACCTCCAAGGAACAAGTTGGATCATTACCAAATCCTCAAGTGTCCTGTAACCACTGAATCAACAATGAAGAAGATTGAGGATAATAACACCTTGGTTTTCATTGTTGGTATCCATGCTGACAAGAAGAAGATTAAGGATACCGTGAAGAAGATGTATGATATTCAGACCAAGAAAGTGAACACTTTGATCAAGCCCGATGGAACCAAAAAGGATTACGTTCGACTGACTCCAGACTATGATGCATTGGATGTGGCAAACAAGATTGGGATAATCTAA